Proteins found in one Blastocatellia bacterium genomic segment:
- a CDS encoding succinate--CoA ligase subunit alpha, which yields MAILIDQTKRVLVQGITGREGLLRTRLMLEYGTQVVAGCT from the coding sequence ATGGCGATTTTGATAGACCAAACCAAGCGCGTGCTGGTGCAGGGCATCACGGGCCGTGAAGGGCTGCTGCGCACACGGCTCATGCTTGAGTATGGAACGCAGGTTGTGGCGGGCTGCACC